A genomic window from Pyxicephalus adspersus chromosome 2, UCB_Pads_2.0, whole genome shotgun sequence includes:
- the LOC140324333 gene encoding immunoglobulin superfamily containing leucine-rich repeat protein-like → MAVYFQLFGIIGYLFLVPSTCCPETCRCTTATRPSVDCSYRNLIRVPADLPVNIKQLSLSVNYISNLDASSFANILEVTSLWLAYNKITAIQPGTFQNLTNLMSLDLSNNQLLDFPWKDLSTLEDLQLLNLNNNKLTMVLPETFKNSKSLRSLQLSNNHLYSLPERIFDPLTMLSHLQLHGNAFHCSCSLLWLMDWIKKVQAIDRKGDIACQTPSELKGVSLEKVPDLQCRKPLEVMGDDPELSNTLLLCKEVGVPYIKIHKKQESFGVTIKKFANGTIILNPGRQGLTYLCHVSNQTVENTGDISVSLSYHKISGWPNDPGEILLFIVSERVWSMVNEASRIVPLCRIHWHMLMLLWYISLWV, encoded by the coding sequence ATGGCTGTCTACTTTCAGTTGTTTGGCATTATTGGTTACCTGTTCTTGGTGCCAAGCACATGTTGCCCAGAAACCTGCAGGTGCACTACAGCTACTCGACCCTCCGTTGACTGCTCTTACCGTAATCTAATCCGTGTGCCAGCAGATCTTCCTGTTAACATTAAACAACTTAGCCTCTCTGTAAACTACATTAGCAATCTCGATGCCTCCTCCTTTGCCAATATTTTAGAAGTGACAAGTCTGTGGCTAGCTTACAACAAGATCACCGCCATACAACCTGGCACATTTCAGAACCTGACAAACCTTATGAGCCTGGATCTGAGTAATAACCAACTCCTGGACTTTCCATGGAAAGATCTATCAACCCTTGAAGATctccagcttctaaacctcaacAACAACAAACTAACTATGGTCTTACCAGAAACATTCAAAAATTCCAAAAGTTTAAGATCCCTACAGCTCAGTAACAATCATTTATATTCTCTGCCTGAAAGAATTTTTGATCCATTGACAATGTTGTCACACCTTCAGTTACATGGTAATGCCTTCCATTGCTCATGTTCACTGTTATGGCTAATGGACTGGATTAAAAAGGTTCAAGCTATAGATAGAAAAGGTGATATAGCCTGCCAAACTCCTAGTGAGCTAAAGGGGGTTTCACTGGAGAAGGTGCCAGATCTACAGTGCAGAAAACCTTTGGAGGTAATGGGTGATGATCCTGAACTGAGCAATACTTTGTTGCTTTGCAAAGAAGTGGGGGTACCATATATAAAAATCCACAAAAAGCAAGAAAGCTTTGGGGTGACCATTAAAAAATTTGCCAATGGAACTATTATATTAAACCCTGGTAGACAAGGCCTTACCTACTTATGCCATGTGTCCAATCAGACTGTAGAAAATACTGGTGACATTTCTGTATCTCTCAGCTATCATAAAATATCAGGATGGCCTAATGATCCAGGAGAGATACTTCTATTTATAGTGTCTGAAAGAGTTTGGTCAATGGTAAATGAAGCTTCACGTATAGTGCCATTATGCAGAATACATTGGCATATGCTAATGCTCTTGTGGTACATCAGTTTGTGGGTATAA